The following coding sequences are from one Triticum aestivum cultivar Chinese Spring chromosome 5A, IWGSC CS RefSeq v2.1, whole genome shotgun sequence window:
- the LOC123104435 gene encoding ankyrin repeat-containing protein At5g02620: protein MERQSSSRFGALEKLKSFRGIEKQRSFKFLSMEKQQSFKERRSRDSPGKRGDSALHLAARAGNVSHAQRIFADCDPELVGELAAHQNLDGETALYVAAEKGHVDVVCEILKACDVQSAGLKAANSFDAFHIAAKQGHLDVLQELLQAFPALAMTTSSVNATALDTAATQGHIGIVNLLLDTDASLARIARSNGKTVLHSAARMGHVEVVASLLNKDPDIGFRTDRKGQTALHMASKGQNAEILLELLKPNVSVIHLEDNKGNRALHVATRKGNTVMVQTLISIEEIDINAVNKAGETAFAIAEKQGNEELVNILREVGGITAKEQVNPPKSAKQLKQTVSDIKHDVQSQIKQTRQTKMHVHKIKKRIQKLHIGGLNNAINSNTVVAVLIATVAFASIFTVPGNFLESMDKATEPHMSLGQALVASRPAFIIFLVFDSLALFISLAVVVVQTSLIVVEQKAKQKMVFVMNKLMWLACLCISAAFIALTYVVVGRNDEWLAWCTMAIGTVIMLTTIGSMCYCIISHRMEAQSMRRIRRSSMSQSWSISVDSDTELDMTSRNKTMYAL from the exons ATGGAGAGGCAGTCCAGCTCCCGGTTCGGCGCGCTGGAGAAGCTCAAGAGCTTCCGGGGCATAGAGAAGCAGAGGAGCTTCAAGTTCCTGTCCATGGAGAAGCAGCAGAGCTTCAAGGAGAGGCGGAGCCGGGACAGCCCCGGCAAGAGGGGCGACAGCGCGCTCCACCTCGCGGCGAGGGCCGGCAATGTCTCCCACGCCCAGAGGATCTTCGCCGACTGCGATCCGGAGCTGGTGGGGGAGCTGGCCGCCCACCAGAACCTGGACGGCGAGACGGCGCTCTACGTGGCCGCCGAGAAGGGGCACGTCGACGTCGTGTGCGAGATACTCAAGGCCTGCGACGTGCAGTCAGCAGGGCTCAAGGCGGCCAACAGCTTCGATGCCTTCCATATCGCTGCGAAACAGGGCCATCTGG ATGTTCTGCAGGAGCTATTGCAGGCATTTCCTGCGTTAGCTATGACGACGAGTTCTGTGAATGCCACAGCTTTAGACACCGCCGCAACGCAGGGCCACATTGGTATCGTCAATCTTCTACTGGATACAGACGCAAGCCTTGCCAGGATCGCAAGAAGTAACGGGAAGACAGTTTTGCATTCGGCCGCAAGAATGGGTCATGTGGAGGTGGTAGCGTCGTTGTTGAATAAAGATCCAGATATTGGTTTCAGAACAGACAGGAAGGGTCAAACAGCACTGCACATGGCTTCTAAAGGCCAGAATGCTGAAATTCTGCTTGAGCTATTGAAGCCCAATGTCTCAGTAATCCATTTGGAGGATAACAAGGGGAATAGGGCACTGCATGTTGCAACGCGCAAGGGCAACACCGTT ATGGTTCAGACTTTAATATCCATTGAAGAGATTGATATCAATGCAGTCAATAAGGCTGGAGAGACTGCTTTTGCCATTGCAGAGAAACAAGGCAACGAAGAGCTTGTTAACATCCTGCGGGAGGTTGGTGGAATAACTGCAAAAGAGCAAGTAAATCCTCCGAAATCAGCCAAGCAGCTTAAGCAAACAGTGAGCGATATCAAGCATGACGTCCAGTCACAGATCAAGCAAACGCGTCAGACCAAGATGCATGTCCACAAGATCAAGAAGAGGATTCAGAAGCTCCACATTGGCGGGCTAAACAATGCCATCAACTCCAATACCGTTGTCGCAGTACTTATTGCCACGGTTGCCTTTGCATCCATATTCACCGTTCCTGGTAATTTTCTTGAGAGTATGGACAAAGCGACTGAGCCCCATATGAGCTTAGGGCAAGCACTGGTAGCAAGCAGGCCAGCCTTTATAATCTTCCTGGTCTTCGATTCCCTGGCTCTCTTTATCTCGCTTGCGGTCGTCGTCGTCCAGACTTCCCTGATTGTTGTTGAGCAGAAGGCGAAGCAGAAGATGGTGTTTGTGATGAACAAGTTGATGTGGCTCGCGTGCCTCTGCATATCAGCAGCCTTCATAGCGCTGACCTATGTCGTGGTGGGCCGCAATGACGAGTGGCTGGCCTGGTGCACGATGGCGATCGGCACCGTGATTATGCTCACCACCATTGGTTCTATGTGCTATTGCATCATCAGCCACAGGATGGAAGCGCAGAGCATGAGGAGGATCAGGAGGTCCTCCATGAGCCAGTCATGGTCCATATCAGTCGACTCGGACACGGAGCTAGACATGACCAGCAGAAACAAGACGATGTATGCGCTCTAG